The Variovorax sp. S12S4 genome includes the window GCGCGTCGGTTCGCTGGCGCAGCCGGCCAGCAGCAGCGCGGCGGCGACGATAAAAGCACTCGGCCAGGCAAGGCGCATCCTCAGGCCCTGCCTTCCCTGGCCTCTTCGCGCTGCTGCTTGAGCAGCTTGCTCTTGATACGGTTGCGCTTGAGCGGCGACAGGTATTCGACGAACACCTTGCCCAGCAGGTGGTCGAGCTCATGCTGGATGCACACGGCGAGCAGGCCTTCGGCCTCGATGGTGCGCAGCTCGCCGTTTTCGTCCAGCGCCTGCACCTTGACCGACGTGGAGCGCATCACGCCGTCGTAGATGCCGGGCACCGAGAGGCAACCCTCTTCGTTCAGCACCTTTTCGTCGCTTGCCCAGATAATTTCGGGGTTGATGAGCACCAGCGGCTCGTTGCGCTCTTCGGAAACGTCGATGACGACCAGGCGCTCGTGCACGTCGACCTGGGTGGCGGCCAGCCCGATGCCGTTGGCGTCGTACATGGTCTCCAGCATGTCGGCAACCAAGGCCTTGATGCGTGCATCGACGCCCTGTACCGGCTTGGCAACCGTGTGCAGTCGCTTGTCCGGGTAACTCAGAATGATTCGTTTGGCCATGAAAAACGGGAAAAGTTGTGGCTATTTTCGCCAATTCCGCGACGCGATGAGCTCGGATCGCCTGAAAACGTTGCCCTTTAAAGGGCTTCGGGCGCAGAATTCGTAGCAAATTGTGAGATTCGTATGCGCGCCGATACTTTGATGCGCTCACCCATCCAGACATGAAAAAGCTCCGAACCCCTGTCCGCCAGCGCACGCATCTTTTCGCCACGTTGGCAGCCCTTGCGGTAATCAGCGGTGGCACGACGGCCTGGGCTCAGAACTACCCCGTCACTCCGCAGCAACGCGCCACGGCACAGCAAACCGCCCAGAACGGCGTTCCGCTGAGCGAACTGGCGGCCAGCGCACCTGACGAATACACGGTCAAGCCCGGCGATACGCTCTGGGCCATTTCGCGCCTCTACCTGTTGCGCCCCTGGCGCTGGCCGGAACTGTGGGGCATGAACATCAACGAGATCGCGAACCCGCACCGCATCTACCCGGGCCAGGTTCTCTACCTGGACAAGACGGGCGGCCGCGCGCGCCTCACCATGCGCCGCGGCTCGGGCGGCAGCGCAGACGGCGGCACCATCAAGCTGTCGCCGCGCACGCGCTTCGATTCGCTGGCCGGCATGGCGCTGCCCACGCTCAACCCGAGCATCATCGAGCCGTTCCTGAGCGAGCCGATCGTGGTGGACGCCGACACGCTGCAAAGCGCGCCGCGCATCGTGG containing:
- the def gene encoding peptide deformylase translates to MAKRIILSYPDKRLHTVAKPVQGVDARIKALVADMLETMYDANGIGLAATQVDVHERLVVIDVSEERNEPLVLINPEIIWASDEKVLNEEGCLSVPGIYDGVMRSTSVKVQALDENGELRTIEAEGLLAVCIQHELDHLLGKVFVEYLSPLKRNRIKSKLLKQQREEAREGRA